In Reichenbachiella agarivorans, one genomic interval encodes:
- a CDS encoding DUF2461 domain-containing protein, producing the protein MELDAILSFLRDLRVNNNKEWFDLNRKEYERCRGIFLKFLQQFIEGIAEIDPAISGVDPKKCVFRINRDIRFGHDKTPYKTNFGALIGEMGKKTEGTGYYIHLSPGENFVGGGIYKPQPETLAKIRQEIDYNPMDLKNIIDTLSFKSTFGEIRGEQLKTAPKGYPKDHAFIDLLRLKSFYVIKKYSDEEIGTEVFLKEALKTAQEASKFNAFLKNAIN; encoded by the coding sequence ATGGAACTAGACGCGATTCTCAGTTTTTTGAGAGACCTCAGGGTCAATAACAACAAAGAATGGTTTGACCTAAACAGAAAGGAATACGAAAGGTGTCGTGGTATTTTTTTGAAATTTCTTCAGCAGTTTATCGAAGGTATCGCCGAAATTGATCCAGCTATCTCGGGAGTCGACCCCAAGAAATGTGTATTTAGAATCAACAGAGACATTCGTTTTGGTCATGACAAGACACCATACAAAACCAATTTTGGGGCGTTGATTGGTGAGATGGGCAAGAAGACTGAGGGGACGGGCTATTATATTCACCTCTCCCCTGGAGAGAATTTTGTAGGAGGAGGTATTTATAAACCTCAACCAGAGACGCTTGCCAAGATCAGGCAAGAGATAGATTACAACCCTATGGATTTGAAGAATATCATAGATACGCTCTCTTTCAAATCTACTTTTGGCGAGATCAGGGGCGAGCAACTCAAGACTGCTCCCAAAGGTTACCCTAAAGATCACGCTTTTATCGATCTTTTAAGGCTCAAAAGTTTTTATGTGATCAAAAAATACAGTGATGAAGAAATTGGAACGGAAGTGTTTCTAAAAGAGGCACTTAAGACGGCTCAGGAAGCGAGTAAATTCAATGCTTTTTTAAAAAATGCAATTAATTAA
- a CDS encoding UDP-N-acetylmuramoyl-tripeptide--D-alanyl-D-alanine ligase codes for MEEIIPHLYNKFLQSTGVNTDTRSIQEGQIFFALKGENFNGNQYAAKALESGASYAVIDDLSFDQGDRYIFVDDVLKSLQQLANHHRKQFDFPFLAITGSNGKTTTKELTARALGEEYQVHFTQGNLNNHIGVPLTILSIREDTDFAIIEMGANHLGDIALLCEIAEPTHGLITNIGSAHIGEFGGKENIIRGKSELFDYLRRTGGVPFINKLDVVLVNMSKRFNNAVEYPNDSCKLIDASPYVNYADDRDHEHSTEIIGEYNYMNIAAAVTVAKFFEVEYPYNAIDQYLPDNNRSQIIELGSNTIILDAYNANPDSMRAALRNLANMRGDYKIAMLGEMKELGSHAVIEHENIVKEAQKLGIKNLYLVGNEFKKASEFVHVLLDVDRLIEYLGDQKISGATVLIKGSRSMKMERLIMNQEIWN; via the coding sequence TTGGAAGAAATCATACCTCATTTATACAATAAATTTCTACAAAGTACTGGCGTCAATACTGATACGAGATCTATACAAGAAGGTCAAATATTTTTTGCACTCAAGGGCGAAAATTTCAATGGGAATCAATATGCCGCCAAAGCTTTGGAGTCTGGCGCATCCTATGCAGTGATAGACGACTTGTCTTTTGATCAAGGAGACAGGTATATTTTTGTAGATGATGTGCTCAAGTCACTGCAACAGTTGGCCAATCACCACAGGAAACAATTTGATTTTCCTTTTCTGGCGATCACTGGATCCAATGGCAAGACTACCACCAAGGAATTGACAGCTAGGGCTCTTGGTGAAGAATACCAAGTACATTTCACACAGGGCAATTTGAACAACCATATTGGAGTGCCCCTGACGATTCTTAGTATCAGAGAGGATACAGATTTTGCTATTATAGAGATGGGAGCCAATCACTTAGGAGACATTGCCTTGCTGTGTGAGATTGCTGAGCCGACACACGGATTGATCACCAACATTGGGTCCGCGCACATAGGAGAGTTTGGAGGGAAGGAAAATATCATCAGAGGCAAAAGTGAGCTATTTGATTACCTGCGTCGGACTGGTGGAGTGCCGTTTATCAACAAGCTGGATGTGGTTTTGGTCAATATGTCCAAGAGATTTAACAATGCAGTCGAGTATCCCAATGACAGTTGCAAGTTGATTGATGCGTCACCTTATGTCAACTATGCGGATGACAGAGATCACGAGCATAGTACCGAAATCATCGGGGAGTACAACTACATGAATATCGCAGCGGCAGTCACTGTCGCCAAGTTTTTTGAAGTGGAGTATCCCTACAATGCCATCGATCAGTACTTGCCTGACAACAACCGTTCGCAGATCATAGAGCTGGGCAGCAACACCATCATTTTGGATGCATACAATGCCAATCCAGACTCTATGAGAGCCGCACTTCGAAACCTTGCCAACATGAGAGGTGATTACAAAATCGCTATGCTTGGTGAGATGAAAGAATTGGGCTCACATGCTGTGATTGAGCATGAAAACATTGTCAAAGAGGCACAAAAGTTGGGCATCAAAAACCTGTATTTAGTGGGTAATGAGTTTAAGAAAGCCTCAGAATTTGTACACGTTTTGTTGGATGTAGATCGATTGATTGAATACTTGGGCGACCAAAAAATCTCAGGAGCAACGGTTCTGATCAAGGGGTCTAGAAGTATGAAAATGGAGCGTCTCATCATGAACCAAGAAATATGGAACTAG
- a CDS encoding T9SS type A sorting domain-containing protein: MNSILKIVIFLVLLTPIREAYSQISLRPSHTKILHENHVLIHPLAGGINSAQYHEIDLDQDDDMDLVLFDRTSDKLTCFENSGGKYIYNPAFENLFPEGLQNWVVLKDYDCDGQNDLFTSSQVGIKVYRNSTSNDGLTWELVADPLLTNLSSNPVNIFLNATDIPSIEDLDGDGDLDILVFEFTTGVSIIHHQNLSIEETGHCDLIYTKASDNYGDIHVCNCGDVVFGEDCSAGKRVLHVGAKALLSMDPNQDGVMDIVISEEDCNDLSFLPNTGSLNSPLFESFTTKFPLNTSSIDFTTFPVAYYLDVTMDGMKDILVSSNVRSNTAKTIDFQSSSMLFETHENGSFNVSTPFLQDEMIDVGEWAYPAIVDVDGDQRDDLIIGNRGRLLDGKFVSTLTYYHTQSDGSLTLESSDLFNFSSLEHTDIKPQFVDINQDGKQDLVFTSIDPNVRNKIHYVLNSSQSKSLLFDPNQLVEIDLSYNSGDDVWLYDMDDDGHLDALIGRTYGDLDYFRNHGDFTFELEEGNILTSENTSPGNLSITIEDVDEDQKDDLIVTDRSGRLSIYPDFPANRSISNQELFDFSSNGTFTTSRFGRYSKPAFGKLGTTSLVVGSIQGGIWLYESSKAEKKKLNLTVYPNPSGIDKKVRFLANQSATLYLLTASGHLVLKDIDITGNEALELDLSFLRSGLYIAYIRKGSKVSSKKIVLN, from the coding sequence ATGAATAGCATCCTCAAAATAGTCATATTCTTAGTTTTACTGACGCCCATTCGCGAAGCATATTCCCAAATAAGCCTACGACCGAGCCATACCAAAATCTTGCACGAAAATCACGTTCTAATACATCCATTGGCAGGTGGTATCAACAGTGCGCAATACCACGAAATTGACCTTGACCAAGATGATGATATGGATTTGGTGCTGTTTGACCGGACATCAGACAAGCTCACCTGCTTTGAAAATTCGGGAGGAAAATATATCTACAATCCTGCATTTGAAAATTTGTTTCCCGAAGGATTACAAAACTGGGTGGTACTCAAAGACTATGATTGTGATGGACAAAATGACCTCTTTACTTCGTCCCAAGTAGGAATTAAAGTCTATAGAAACTCAACAAGCAACGATGGTCTGACATGGGAATTGGTCGCAGATCCCTTACTGACCAACTTGTCTAGCAATCCCGTCAATATATTCTTGAATGCAACGGATATCCCTTCTATCGAAGATTTGGACGGAGATGGGGATTTAGACATTTTGGTATTTGAATTTACCACAGGCGTCTCTATCATCCACCACCAGAATTTGTCAATAGAAGAAACAGGCCATTGTGATCTCATCTATACCAAAGCCTCAGACAACTATGGAGATATACATGTCTGCAATTGTGGAGACGTCGTGTTTGGAGAGGATTGTAGTGCTGGCAAGAGGGTGCTGCATGTAGGCGCCAAAGCCCTCCTCTCTATGGATCCAAACCAAGATGGCGTGATGGATATAGTCATCAGTGAAGAAGATTGTAACGACCTCAGTTTTCTACCCAACACAGGCAGCTTAAACTCTCCGCTGTTCGAAAGCTTCACTACCAAATTCCCTCTTAACACTTCTTCGATCGATTTCACCACTTTCCCTGTCGCTTACTATTTGGATGTCACGATGGATGGAATGAAAGACATCCTGGTCTCGTCCAATGTCCGCAGCAATACAGCCAAGACAATTGACTTTCAATCATCAAGTATGCTCTTCGAGACCCATGAAAATGGTAGTTTTAATGTCTCCACACCTTTTCTTCAAGACGAAATGATAGATGTCGGCGAATGGGCATACCCAGCCATCGTAGACGTGGATGGAGATCAACGTGATGACCTTATTATTGGCAACAGAGGCAGGTTACTGGACGGGAAATTTGTAAGTACGCTCACCTATTATCACACCCAATCCGACGGGTCTCTAACCCTCGAAAGTTCGGATTTGTTTAATTTTTCATCATTAGAGCATACTGACATCAAACCTCAGTTTGTAGATATCAACCAAGATGGCAAACAGGACTTGGTATTCACATCCATTGATCCTAATGTCCGAAACAAAATACACTATGTCCTCAACAGCAGCCAAAGCAAGTCCCTACTCTTTGATCCTAATCAGCTTGTTGAAATAGACCTTTCCTATAATTCTGGAGATGATGTATGGCTCTATGATATGGATGATGATGGACATTTGGATGCTTTGATTGGACGTACTTATGGTGATTTGGATTACTTCAGAAATCATGGAGACTTCACTTTTGAACTGGAAGAGGGAAATATTCTAACTTCTGAAAACACAAGCCCTGGCAACCTATCTATTACCATCGAGGACGTGGATGAAGATCAAAAAGATGACCTAATTGTCACTGATCGATCTGGACGACTCTCGATCTATCCAGATTTTCCTGCCAACAGATCGATATCTAATCAAGAGCTCTTCGATTTTAGTAGCAATGGCACATTCACTACGAGTAGATTTGGGCGATATTCAAAGCCTGCATTCGGAAAATTAGGCACGACATCTCTGGTTGTCGGGAGTATTCAAGGTGGAATATGGCTCTATGAAAGTAGCAAGGCAGAAAAGAAAAAGCTGAACTTAACCGTGTATCCCAACCCTTCAGGCATAGATAAAAAAGTCCGTTTTCTTGCTAATCAATCAGCCACATTGTACTTGCTTACGGCCTCTGGACATCTCGTACTAAAGGACATAGATATCACGGGCAATGAGGCTTTAGAATTAGACCTATCATTTCTCCGGTCTGGACTCTACATCGCCTACATCCGAAAGGGCAGCAAAGTAAGTTCTAAAAAAATTGTGCTGAATTGA
- a CDS encoding amidohydrolase: protein MIPDLTIALLQANPYWEDAEANLAMFEEMVWSIDESVDVILLPEMFNTGFSMNPKQLAEVAGLKTQRWMLRMAAQKQTLVGGSYIVQVEEKYFNRFLFAFPDGTMQYYDKRHLFSLAKEEEFFTPGTERLVVDYLGWKICPLVCYDLRFPAWSRNTVHEGQYDYDLLIYAANWPKPRIRAWDILLPARAIENLSYVAGINRVGLDGNDHQYVGHSVVLDYAGGVLSGLDEQEGVIVQKLERKSLEEFRSKFAFLQDADKITFS, encoded by the coding sequence ATGATACCAGACCTCACCATTGCTCTCTTACAAGCAAACCCCTATTGGGAAGATGCAGAAGCCAACTTGGCGATGTTTGAGGAGATGGTGTGGAGTATAGATGAGTCGGTAGATGTGATTCTACTCCCAGAGATGTTCAATACTGGATTTTCGATGAATCCCAAACAACTCGCGGAGGTGGCTGGTTTGAAAACCCAAAGATGGATGTTGCGCATGGCAGCACAGAAGCAGACTTTGGTTGGGGGTAGCTACATCGTGCAGGTGGAAGAAAAGTATTTCAATCGGTTTTTGTTTGCCTTTCCCGATGGTACGATGCAGTATTATGACAAACGCCACTTGTTTTCCTTGGCCAAGGAGGAAGAATTTTTTACTCCAGGCACAGAACGATTGGTTGTGGATTATTTGGGATGGAAAATATGTCCTTTGGTCTGTTATGATTTGCGTTTTCCAGCATGGTCAAGAAATACCGTCCATGAAGGACAGTATGACTATGATTTGCTTATCTATGCTGCCAACTGGCCGAAACCTCGAATTCGTGCTTGGGATATTCTATTGCCAGCTAGGGCGATTGAGAATTTATCCTATGTCGCAGGAATCAACCGTGTGGGATTGGATGGCAATGACCATCAGTATGTAGGTCACAGCGTGGTTTTGGATTATGCTGGTGGTGTGTTGAGTGGGTTGGATGAGCAAGAGGGTGTCATTGTTCAAAAGTTGGAAAGAAAATCGTTGGAGGAATTCAGGAGTAAGTTTGCTTTCCTTCAAGATGCAGATAAGATTACCTTCTCTTAA
- the def gene encoding peptide deformylase, whose product MIYPIVVYGDAVLKKAAVDIEEGSIDVKQLAEDMFETMHHASGIGLAAPQIGKSIRMFVVDGSPLEDEDMADFKKIFINPEILWEDGDSWTFTEGCLSIPGIREDVTRPSRLKINYLDENFVEHEEEFDGMRARIIQHEYDHIEGILFTDYLTPFKKRILKGKLANITKGKCDADYKIKLPKKR is encoded by the coding sequence ATGATTTATCCAATAGTAGTGTATGGTGATGCTGTGTTGAAAAAGGCCGCTGTAGACATAGAAGAAGGAAGTATTGACGTGAAGCAACTGGCCGAAGACATGTTTGAGACCATGCATCACGCCAGTGGGATAGGATTGGCGGCTCCACAGATCGGAAAATCTATCCGAATGTTTGTTGTAGATGGCAGTCCCTTGGAGGACGAAGACATGGCAGACTTCAAGAAGATATTTATCAACCCTGAGATCCTTTGGGAAGATGGGGACTCTTGGACTTTTACCGAAGGTTGCTTGAGTATCCCAGGTATCAGGGAGGATGTCACGCGCCCATCAAGGTTGAAAATCAATTACCTCGACGAAAATTTCGTAGAGCATGAAGAAGAATTCGATGGCATGAGAGCTAGGATCATTCAACACGAGTATGACCATATCGAGGGGATACTCTTCACGGATTACCTGACGCCATTCAAGAAAAGAATCCTCAAAGGCAAACTAGCGAACATCACCAAAGGAAAGTGTGATGCAGACTACAAAATCAAACTCCCCAAAAAGAGATAA
- the ruvX gene encoding Holliday junction resolvase RuvX: MGRILAIDYGKKRTGIAVTDPLRIIATPLDTVPTHQAIDFLIKYHESEGIDLFVIGMPKDLMNKDTDSTASVRSFINLLQKKFPLHQIHQIDERFTSKMAKSAMLAGGMKKSDRRKKENVDKLSATIILQSFLESSI; this comes from the coding sequence ATGGGAAGGATACTCGCCATAGACTATGGCAAAAAGCGCACTGGAATAGCTGTCACAGACCCATTGCGAATCATCGCCACACCACTCGATACCGTCCCTACCCACCAAGCTATTGATTTCCTGATCAAATACCATGAAAGCGAAGGAATAGACCTTTTTGTGATAGGTATGCCCAAGGATTTGATGAATAAGGACACAGATAGTACGGCATCTGTCAGGTCTTTTATAAATTTGCTACAGAAAAAATTTCCTCTTCACCAGATTCATCAGATTGATGAGCGTTTTACCAGCAAGATGGCTAAAAGTGCGATGCTTGCAGGAGGGATGAAAAAAAGTGACAGACGAAAGAAGGAAAATGTAGACAAATTGAGTGCGACGATTATTTTGCAGTCGTTTTTAGAATCTAGTATATGA
- a CDS encoding iron-sulfur cluster repair di-iron protein — MQHKSIESIVNENFVYAKVLDFFGVEFYQSRNKTLEQVCAEYNITVDQLKSVMENKKSNQAIDFLALKNYPIRVVIEYLKHSHQVFIKDSLPFLLKVVNNLDTMTSSELQEDLKLVMPMFVEDFIHHIYEEEDKLFAYVLELDHFVNTKNYASNPLTKYGSFSIQEFALHHHDSDDEMAGIRGITNSYNTQEITHVQLKVLFKELNSFDQRLKDHARIENDILFPRALELEKRTKLLFQSKVNQN, encoded by the coding sequence ATGCAACACAAATCCATAGAAAGTATAGTCAACGAGAATTTTGTCTATGCCAAGGTATTGGACTTCTTTGGCGTAGAGTTTTACCAGTCCAGAAACAAGACCTTGGAGCAGGTCTGTGCAGAATACAACATCACAGTGGATCAGCTCAAATCTGTGATGGAAAACAAAAAGAGCAATCAGGCCATAGACTTTTTGGCATTGAAAAACTACCCAATTCGTGTGGTTATCGAGTACCTCAAGCATTCTCATCAAGTTTTTATCAAAGACTCGCTTCCTTTTCTGCTGAAAGTCGTCAATAATTTGGACACAATGACCAGCTCTGAGCTTCAGGAAGATTTGAAATTGGTGATGCCTATGTTTGTTGAGGATTTTATCCATCACATCTATGAAGAAGAGGACAAGCTCTTTGCTTATGTGTTGGAGTTGGATCATTTTGTGAATACCAAAAATTATGCGTCAAACCCATTGACCAAGTATGGTTCATTTTCCATTCAGGAATTTGCATTGCACCACCACGATTCGGATGACGAAATGGCGGGCATCAGAGGCATTACCAATAGCTACAATACCCAAGAAATAACCCATGTACAACTCAAGGTTCTTTTCAAGGAATTGAATTCTTTTGACCAGAGGCTAAAAGATCACGCAAGAATAGAAAATGATATATTGTTCCCAAGGGCGCTAGAATTGGAAAAGAGAACGAAATTGCTCTTTCAATCAAAAGTGAACCAAAATTAA
- a CDS encoding AAA family ATPase — MSEFKDEVEAADALFKAFTDLKKEISKVIIGQDEVVRLLLTSMFCQGHSLLVGVPGLAKTLLIKTISSALHLDFNRIQFTPDLMPSDILGAETLDKDRNFKFIKGPIFSNIVLADEINRTPPKTQAALLESMQEYAVTVGGKKWELEKPFFVLATQNPIEQEGTYPLPEAQLDRFMFMISLDYPDYQSELNIVKQDAIQDEKVKPVLDAKEIMAFQALVNKVPVADNVIEYAVNLVHKTRPTSERAAAVTQSYLEWGAGPRASQFLIKGARCNALLNGKYSPDIEDVKAVAEPILKHRLVRNFKAEAEGMSMSKIIAELL; from the coding sequence ATGAGCGAATTCAAAGATGAAGTAGAAGCAGCAGACGCCTTGTTCAAGGCCTTTACTGATTTAAAAAAAGAAATTTCAAAAGTCATCATAGGCCAAGATGAAGTCGTGAGACTGCTTTTGACCTCAATGTTTTGTCAGGGGCACTCACTTTTGGTTGGTGTACCTGGGCTGGCAAAGACCCTCCTGATCAAAACAATTTCTTCGGCTCTTCATCTAGATTTCAACAGAATCCAGTTTACACCCGATTTGATGCCCTCAGATATTTTGGGAGCAGAGACTTTGGACAAGGATAGAAATTTCAAGTTCATCAAGGGGCCTATTTTTTCCAACATCGTGTTGGCTGATGAGATCAATAGAACACCACCAAAGACACAAGCGGCACTCCTCGAATCCATGCAAGAGTACGCAGTGACTGTAGGTGGAAAGAAGTGGGAACTGGAAAAGCCATTTTTTGTATTGGCTACTCAAAATCCAATCGAGCAAGAAGGTACATATCCTTTGCCAGAGGCACAGCTGGACAGATTTATGTTCATGATTAGTTTGGATTACCCAGATTATCAATCAGAACTCAACATCGTAAAACAGGATGCGATACAGGATGAGAAGGTCAAGCCCGTGTTGGATGCCAAGGAAATCATGGCATTTCAGGCGTTGGTTAACAAGGTGCCTGTGGCGGACAATGTCATCGAATATGCTGTCAATCTGGTACACAAGACCAGACCTACATCGGAGCGTGCGGCAGCTGTGACCCAGTCGTACCTAGAGTGGGGCGCAGGACCTAGGGCATCACAGTTCCTGATCAAAGGCGCAAGATGCAACGCCCTGTTGAATGGAAAATACTCTCCAGATATAGAAGATGTCAAAGCAGTCGCTGAGCCAATTTTGAAACACAGGTTGGTGAGAAACTTCAAGGCAGAGGCCGAAGGGATGAGCATGAGTAAGATCATCGCTGAGTTATTATAA
- a CDS encoding peptidylprolyl isomerase — MNLKYIKSVLAAVTMLICTQAMAQQDKGVVIDKIVAKVDDYIILKSELEKAYLEFLSRGEIATGDVKCQILESLVINKLMVAKAEIDSVEVMDIQVEQNLDQRMSYFIQQIGSEEKLEEIYNKTVAEFREELFDQIKEQMIVQKMQGVISSDVSITPAEVKKFFGKIPQDSLPYFSTEVTIGHIVKIPEPNDNRKDEVRLQLLDIKERIQNGIDFGVLAQKYSMDPGSARQGGELGFFNRGELAPEFEAAALSMKPGEISNPVETQFGFHLIQLIERRGNTYNSRHILIIPKPSPSDIQETKDFLDSLRTSIIRDSVRFDLLAKEHSDDKQTSGNGGYFSDATGAMRISVEELDPTLFFTIDTMKVGEITRPFEYKMDDGKGAVRIVYYKAKVPPHQANLLEDYQKIRSAALANKRNGIMSDWFDGAKGEVYINIEEEYDHCRILVD, encoded by the coding sequence ATGAATTTGAAATATATTAAGTCTGTCTTGGCTGCAGTGACGATGTTGATTTGTACGCAGGCAATGGCTCAGCAGGATAAGGGTGTGGTAATTGACAAGATTGTTGCCAAGGTGGATGACTACATCATTTTGAAGTCTGAATTGGAAAAGGCCTATTTGGAATTTTTGTCAAGAGGAGAGATTGCTACAGGAGATGTCAAATGTCAGATTTTGGAGAGTTTGGTGATCAACAAACTGATGGTAGCCAAAGCAGAGATAGATTCTGTCGAAGTGATGGACATACAGGTAGAACAAAACCTGGACCAAAGGATGTCATACTTTATCCAACAGATCGGCTCAGAAGAGAAGCTGGAAGAAATCTATAACAAAACGGTGGCGGAGTTTCGCGAAGAGCTCTTTGACCAGATCAAGGAGCAAATGATCGTACAAAAGATGCAAGGAGTGATCAGCTCTGATGTGAGTATTACGCCAGCTGAAGTAAAGAAGTTTTTTGGCAAAATACCTCAAGATAGTTTGCCGTACTTTTCTACGGAGGTGACCATTGGTCATATAGTAAAAATCCCAGAACCCAACGACAACAGGAAAGATGAGGTTCGCTTACAATTGTTGGATATCAAGGAGAGAATTCAAAACGGGATTGACTTTGGAGTATTGGCGCAAAAGTATTCGATGGATCCAGGCTCTGCTAGACAAGGTGGAGAGTTGGGCTTTTTCAACAGAGGGGAGCTTGCCCCTGAGTTTGAAGCCGCTGCATTGAGTATGAAACCAGGCGAAATTTCTAATCCAGTCGAGACTCAATTTGGTTTTCATTTGATTCAACTCATAGAGAGAAGAGGTAACACCTACAATTCGCGTCACATTTTGATCATCCCAAAACCTAGTCCATCAGATATACAAGAAACCAAAGATTTTTTGGATAGTCTGAGGACGTCTATCATCAGAGACAGTGTTAGATTTGATCTATTGGCCAAGGAACACTCTGATGACAAGCAAACCAGCGGAAACGGAGGCTACTTCAGTGATGCAACAGGTGCGATGAGAATTTCGGTAGAAGAATTGGATCCTACTTTGTTTTTCACGATCGATACGATGAAGGTAGGAGAGATTACACGACCATTTGAATACAAAATGGATGATGGCAAAGGTGCCGTCAGGATTGTATATTACAAAGCAAAAGTACCTCCTCACCAAGCCAATTTGCTAGAAGATTATCAGAAAATCAGATCGGCCGCCTTGGCGAATAAGCGAAACGGCATCATGTCGGACTGGTTCGATGGAGCCAAAGGAGAAGTATATATCAACATTGAAGAGGAATATGACCATTGTCGGATCCTTGTAGATTGA
- a CDS encoding peptidyl-prolyl cis-trans isomerase, with the protein MLILGGSCKQLYSPLEAEEEVTRKPVARVNDIYLYADDIEGLTLNSMTSQDSLQIVQKYIDSWVRKQLTISRASKEIDFDEANIERKVLDYRYALMVHEFEKYYVNQRLDKKISEAEIREYYDDKFENFVLRQNIIRCLYAVVPAEAPQIDNFRKLVRGYPKTDLEEIQSYCYRFAAQSSLETDLWINFDEVIAGTPFANVQDKVTFLKNNSYVESSDETNYYFIRLLDYKISNQISPLEYIHDDIESILINKKKVDLRKQLEEDLLENAKENNEFEIY; encoded by the coding sequence ATGCTCATCTTAGGAGGGAGCTGCAAGCAACTGTACTCTCCCTTGGAGGCAGAAGAAGAGGTGACTAGAAAACCCGTAGCTAGAGTCAATGACATCTACCTATATGCAGATGATATAGAAGGCTTGACTTTGAATAGCATGACCAGTCAAGACAGTTTGCAGATTGTTCAGAAATACATTGATTCGTGGGTAAGAAAGCAGCTGACGATATCACGAGCATCCAAAGAAATTGATTTTGATGAGGCCAATATCGAGCGAAAAGTATTGGACTACCGCTATGCGCTCATGGTGCATGAGTTTGAAAAATACTATGTCAATCAACGACTCGACAAGAAGATTTCAGAAGCAGAGATTCGAGAGTATTATGATGATAAATTTGAAAATTTTGTCTTGAGACAAAATATTATCAGATGCTTGTACGCAGTAGTGCCAGCAGAGGCGCCCCAGATAGATAATTTCCGCAAACTGGTACGTGGCTATCCCAAAACGGATCTTGAGGAGATTCAATCCTATTGTTATCGTTTTGCAGCACAGTCATCGTTAGAGACAGATCTTTGGATCAATTTTGATGAAGTGATTGCAGGCACACCCTTTGCCAATGTACAGGACAAGGTCACGTTTTTGAAGAACAATAGCTATGTAGAAAGCTCCGACGAAACCAATTATTACTTCATTAGACTCTTGGATTACAAAATTTCCAATCAAATATCTCCATTGGAATACATCCATGATGACATAGAAAGCATTCTAATCAATAAGAAGAAGGTTGACTTGAGGAAACAGCTCGAAGAGGATCTATTAGAGAACGCAAAAGAAAACAATGAATTTGAAATATATTAA